CTCTTTGACAATGGAAAATCGCCCATTCATCGAACACATCTCGCAGTGCTGAACAACAGCGGCACGCCCGGTTGTAAGTACGCGTCGTGATTCACCGACTGTCACGATTCTCCCTTTCCGCGCGCACTCTTGAAACCACGTTGTTATCAGCGTGCAAATACTAGAAAATACTACAGCTATACCTGTGCATAGATTTCATCAACGTGAGAACCTCGTGGTGAAAAAAATAAGGAAGTAGTTCGAGTTGGAGAACGACGATCCTGAGTGGCAGCGATTTATCGGATTCAATCGGAGACTTGGTCGCGGGAATAATTTCCATCGCACGTACTTGCACTCGTAGCTACCGTTttcttcgtaaaaaaaaaaaaaaactagcaaAATACGAAACCCACGAGACACGGTCTAGATGCGTAGGCGCGTGCTCGCGTAGAACGTGCACGCGTAAGTAGGAATCTAATTAACCGTCCTACTTTGCGTCGCGGTTCGTCCTCGCGTAAACCACGCGCACGGAACGATTTCCACGAAGATCCGGAAGATATTTACTTACTTTCGGTCTAACGATTTCGCCCTCTTTCGTCAAACACCATTCTGAACGTTATTTTACGCTTTCGGTCGATCGTTGTTGACAGAATGAAGAGATGATCGCAAGCCTACCGATACACAGCGGCGGCGTCGGCggtggaggaggaggaggaggaggaggaggggGTGGAGGAGGCGGAGGTAGCAGCAGTGGGCCGAGTAACCGCGTGGGTCGTGGTCTGGCTCTTCATAGGTCAAATTCGAGTTTAGAGCTTCCTCACAGTCCAACGGATCCTGGGTCTCGCGTACCGGAAACTCCCCTGAGGAGGGAGTATGGATCTCACGGTAAGTGGCGTGTACGACGTTACTGCGTAAACTAAAGGAGCaaagatttcaataaaaacCGATTCTGCGTGGTTGAAATTGAGTTAAAAGTTGAGGATTTCACTCGCAGGAAGCATAGATGTAGTGGCTCAATCGGTAACGGTCGGAGAGAATTTGTTCGCGATGCTACAAGACTTGAGGCCGTCGACATCGGTGCCGACGGCGACTACCCCCCAGGCATCGGATCAACGGTGTTCGGTTGGCATGGAGTACCTGAGACGCGTGCCAGACGGGCAAATGGTCGTCGACACGGATGAAGTCTGCGGTCCGACCGGTAACTCCAGTCCCAAGTTACGATTGAAGCTGCAGAGATTGTGGGGTGCGAAGGCCCAGTCCCGGCCCATGGAGGAGAGCTGCAGCAGCCCTGTCGGTGTTTCAGCCGACGTGGAGGAAAGGCACAGAAGGCGAGCATTCGCTCACTACGATTGTCAGTCGCTCACCGCGAATCTCGGCTACGCAGCCAAGCTGAGAGGTATTCTGCTCGCCAGAAGAAGAAACACGGCGACTGGCGCCTCAGCCGCGAGTTCCTTCAGAGCGTCGACTCCCGACGAGGCGCCGGAAGAGGACGCCGGTGACGGGAGAGGTAGGTAACAGCCCAAAACTAGATCATACGCGAACGGATAACGCAATCGCTCGAGTCAATTTCTGACTTTCCCGCGTAGGTAACAATTTACTGGAATCGTGTCCCTTCTTCCGAAACGAAATCGGCGGCGAGGGAGAACGGGAGGTGGGCCTTACTCGATCCTCTCCAGGCAATGGAGTTCACAGACCATCTTTGTCGTACGGTGTCGCGGTTTTGGAACCAGCCCCCGGCGAAACATCCTGGAAGCATAGTTGTCCTCTGCAGAAACGGCCGCTACCTATCGAGAGCATCGACGAGGGTGCTCATTATTACAGACGATATTTTCTCGGTAAGCGTGAAACGCGCGACAAACGATCGACTCGCGACTTACGATCAACGAGtaacgacgacgtcgacgtgGTTTGCTCAGGTCGAGACCATCAGAATTGGTTCGGTATGGACGAACAGCTGGGTCCGGTTGCCATCAGCATTCGAAAGGACGCCAATCAGTATAGAATAATAGTTCGTACTTCTGAGTTGTTGACGCTTCGCGGTTCGGTCCCGGAAGAAGCTCTCGGTGGTATAAGGCCACAGGGCAGGTTACCGACCCGAGAATTGCTGGAGTTAGTCGCGCCGGAGGTTCAACTCGGTTGCCTCCGTTTAGGAACTCCTACGGCCGAGGAAGCTTTGGCTAGATTGGACGAACAGGGACTTTCTAACAAATACAAAGTGGGCGTTCTTTACTGCAGATCCGGTCAAAGAACTGAAGAAGAAATGTACAACAATCAGCACGCCGGACCTGCTTTTCTCGAGTTTCTCGACACTATCGGTGAGACCGAATACACGCAaaaattctcttttccttcttcgtttCGTCGTATCGTAATTCGACGTACTTACGCGTGTGTTACGTTTCATGTGTACGATAGGTCAAAGAATCAGGCTGCGAGGATTCGAAGGGTATAAGGCCGGTTTAGACACGAGAACCGATTCGACCGGCACCCACGCAGTCGCCGCGACCTATAGAGGGGCGGAAGTAACTTTTCACGTGTCAACGATGCTACCCTTTACGCCGAATAACAGACAACAGCTGCTCAGGAAGAGGCACATTGGAAACGATATAGTCACGATCGTTTTTCAGGTAAGCTATATTCGCTTGCGTGACGCGGGCATCGATCGTCCAACCATACTCTGTGTGATACATGTGTGTTGTTCGGTATGATAGGAACCCGGTGCGTTACCATTCAGCCCGCGAAGAATACGCTCGCAATTTCAACACGTTTTCATCGTGGTCAGAGCGGTTGACCCATGTTCCGACAACACTCAGTACAAGGTAGCCGTTTCGAGGAGCAAAGAAGTACCAATTTTCGGGCCACCAGTTCCTCAGGGTGCCACGTTCACCAAGGGAAAAGCGTTCGCCGACTTTATCTTGGCGAAAGTGATCAACGCGGAAAATGCCGCGCACAGGTAACAAACGATATTACGCATTACGTTGCAAGATAGCGATGCAAACTTTTCGTAATTATCCTTTTCCGTAGATCCGAGAAATTTGCCACTATGGCGACTAGGACGAGGCAAGAGTACTTGAAGGACCTCGCTAGCAATTATTCTTCTACCACGATGGTCGACACCGGGCAAAAATTTTGTAAGTTGTTTTCTCATCGTACGATTTCCATCTTAATCTTGACCTTCGCCTTGACCTCGACCTCAGCCTCAACTCCGACAACCCCAACCTCGACTTCGTCCTTTCGAACGAACAATCCACGACTTATGTTTTCGTACAGCTATGCTGTCGTTCAGCAGCAAGAAGAAAACGGCCGTACGTCCGAGACTATCATGCGACGCTTTGCAGCGTGGCGCGATATGCTGGCAGGTGATACTGGAAGATAGCAATCAGAACACGGATTCCTATCTAGGAATAAGCGTGGATACGATCGTCCTGATCGAGGAACACTCCAGACAGATCGTATTTGTTACTCCATGCGCCAGCGTACTCGGATGGCATGCTCAAACAAACAGGTgccgattttttaatttctcgatTCAGCACGATGCACTTGTACGTAAAATGCGTACGACGCAATGCGCGCGGAACGAAACTGCGTTTCGTATCCTAATTCGTTTGCTGTGTTACAGCTTGAGATTGTACTATCATCAGGGAGAATGTATTACGATTCATGTGCGAGGCGATTATGGGGAAAGGGACGAATTAATGGAGATAGTGGCACGTTTGCGAGCAGTAACTCCAGGATCCCCGGCCACGGAACTCTCTTTGAAAAGAAACAGCCTGGGACAGTTGGGTTTTCACGTTCAACCGGACGGTGTGGTGACGCAAGTCGAAAGTCTGGGACTCTCTTGGCAAGCGGGATTGAGACAAGGGTCTAGGCTCGTCGAGATCTGCAAAGTAGCCGTGTCCACATTGAGTCACG
The DNA window shown above is from Bombus fervidus isolate BK054 chromosome 8, iyBomFerv1, whole genome shotgun sequence and carries:
- the LOC139990246 gene encoding uncharacterized protein isoform X2, which codes for MLQDLRPSTSVPTATTPQASDQRCSVGMEYLRRVPDGQMVVDTDEVCGPTGNSSPKLRLKLQRLWGAKAQSRPMEESCSSPVGVSADVEERHRRRAFAHYDCQSLTANLGYAAKLRGILLARRRNTATGASAASSFRASTPDEAPEEDAGDGRGNNLLESCPFFRNEIGGEGEREVGLTRSSPGNGVHRPSLSYGVAVLEPAPGETSWKHSCPLQKRPLPIESIDEGAHYYRRYFLGRDHQNWFGMDEQLGPVAISIRKDANQYRIIVRTSELLTLRGSVPEEALGGIRPQGRLPTRELLELVAPEVQLGCLRLGTPTAEEALARLDEQGLSNKYKVGVLYCRSGQRTEEEMYNNQHAGPAFLEFLDTIGQRIRLRGFEGYKAGLDTRTDSTGTHAVAATYRGAEVTFHVSTMLPFTPNNRQQLLRKRHIGNDIVTIVFQEPGALPFSPRRIRSQFQHVFIVVRAVDPCSDNTQYKVAVSRSKEVPIFGPPVPQGATFTKGKAFADFILAKVINAENAAHRSEKFATMATRTRQEYLKDLASNYSSTTMVDTGQKFSMLSFSSKKKTAVRPRLSCDALQRGAICWQVILEDSNQNTDSYLGISVDTIVLIEEHSRQIVFVTPCASVLGWHAQTNSLRLYYHQGECITIHVRGDYGERDELMEIVARLRAVTPGSPATELSLKRNSLGQLGFHVQPDGVVTQVESLGLSWQAGLRQGSRLVEICKVAVSTLSHDQMVDLLKTSAQVTVTVIPPNTDGNPRRGCTLQNCQYLSTNYEGDYENVTSPDNTPTQQTAMSHQRRYERSFSPPRSSNSSGYGTGSSSRSFNDPRFPMEGTMTSSSSGHSSNDDRWYELLEPQDQEGTGYRTSTGTPPPPLPARQSFQMIASKSSSQRKDKESHYASSKQFSENSKHHHGQQQQDHYAKDGNYASSKAVQADNNARHDSYQRQLDNVHRSSQDHVSSSYVKLQKEKYEISKQENLYASQRELQKNDMHYVTHQKLNSSNSLPLAQNASYSLPKSSSNNNLGSRCNEYEQQQQHDGKLERNSKYDAQDEKVLLLDRTSSKYEQDARAHEKRTATINYEYPEEIYERRNSKYDMDIGKYEIECQHGVTERKHGGSGSGDSVEQNRESIRYELPHEFKVGEKVTCLKTSISERPVPHKINVEYRQTKDFAASLPPEVRIGDTGGNCLEVATLPSEDELSNGSGSVSPRLRRATNKHRPGNLTPSSGGSRNQSPRPKSAGVRNSHRNSANLTSSTLQEDLMKLINPDYMADDDQITNNNVTGNALITNHNSNKINNNILEIQNRCRSRENLCGNGGNALTVLPTNSQENGTGSEVILTMARPATVISNASTASSPAPSENKLSKEERNSVSDLQSHLSTLELRVARETRRRLSLEDEVRRLRDENRRLQDESHAAAQQLRRFTEWFFQTIDHQ